The proteins below are encoded in one region of Clostridium sp. 'White wine YQ':
- a CDS encoding DUF1836 domain-containing protein — MNNNKYDDQYMMSLAQEMSKNNMVSYEEFPKYDLFLSQVIDYLNDKFTEDKYTNNIVQNYVKSEVISKPEDGKKRGYTKVHLAQLVLLSYMRPVLTTEEIKKVFKLAFNEINVRTDDIISWEDAYKIFSDIQKESFNELITGPLLKDSKLDGIIKDLNLEEKDEERIKLFLQVISLIAQASVIKKLVQRLVNEYNE; from the coding sequence ATGAATAATAACAAATATGATGATCAGTATATGATGTCATTAGCTCAGGAGATGTCAAAAAACAATATGGTTTCCTATGAAGAGTTCCCCAAGTATGATTTGTTTTTATCACAGGTTATAGACTACTTAAATGATAAATTTACTGAGGATAAATATACAAACAATATAGTACAAAATTATGTTAAAAGTGAAGTAATATCTAAACCTGAAGATGGTAAAAAAAGAGGATATACAAAAGTACATTTAGCTCAGCTTGTTCTACTAAGCTATATGAGACCAGTTTTAACTACAGAAGAAATTAAAAAAGTATTTAAGTTAGCATTTAATGAAATAAATGTAAGGACAGATGATATTATTTCTTGGGAAGATGCCTATAAGATTTTCTCAGATATTCAAAAAGAAAGTTTTAATGAGTTGATTACAGGACCATTACTAAAAGATTCTAAATTAGATGGAATTATAAAAGATTTAAATTTAGAAGAAAAAGATGAGGAAAGAATTAAGTTATTTTTACAAGTTATTTCTCTAATAGCACAGGCGAGTGTTATTAAGAAACTTGTTCAAAGATTAGTGAATGAATATAATGAGTAG
- a CDS encoding PTS system mannose/fructose/sorbose family transporter subunit IID — translation MSEQKKLTRKDLVSVFIRSNFHQGSWNFERMQAIGYAYEMNPVLKKLYTTKEEQVEALKRHLEFFNTHPYVTSPILGVTCAMEEQRANGADIDNGAINGVKVGLMGPLAGVGDPIFWGTLRPVLAALGASIATGGSVLGPILFFVLWNVIRLGFRWTTQFYGYKVGANIVKDLAGNKLQKLTEGASILGLFIMGALVARWTSIKVPFVLSTVTNAQGKEVTTTIQSVLDSLLPGLLALGLTFLCMRLLRKKVSPITLIFGLFALGIIGYWLGILGL, via the coding sequence ATGAGTGAACAAAAAAAATTAACAAGAAAAGACTTAGTAAGTGTATTCATTCGTTCAAACTTCCATCAAGGTTCTTGGAACTTTGAGAGAATGCAAGCTATAGGATACGCATATGAAATGAATCCAGTGCTTAAGAAATTATATACAACTAAAGAAGAACAAGTAGAGGCTTTAAAAAGACATCTTGAATTCTTCAATACTCATCCATATGTAACATCACCTATCTTAGGAGTTACGTGTGCAATGGAAGAACAAAGGGCTAATGGAGCTGACATAGACAATGGAGCTATCAATGGAGTTAAGGTTGGTTTAATGGGACCTTTAGCTGGAGTTGGTGACCCAATATTCTGGGGAACACTAAGACCTGTTCTTGCAGCATTAGGAGCATCTATAGCAACTGGTGGCAGTGTATTAGGACCGATATTATTCTTCGTATTATGGAATGTAATTCGTTTAGGATTCAGATGGACTACTCAATTCTATGGATATAAAGTTGGAGCTAATATTGTTAAGGATTTAGCTGGTAACAAGCTTCAAAAATTAACTGAAGGAGCTTCAATCCTTGGATTGTTTATCATGGGTGCATTAGTTGCTAGATGGACATCAATAAAAGTTCCGTTTGTACTTTCAACTGTAACTAATGCTCAAGGTAAAGAAGTAACTACAACAATACAAAGTGTTTTAGATTCATTATTACCTGGATTATTAGCATTAGGATTAACTTTCCTTTGTATGAGATTATTAAGGAAGAAAGTAAGTCCAATAACTTTAATATTTGGATTATTCGCTTTAGGTATCATTGGATATTGGTTAGGTATCTTAGGTCTATAA
- a CDS encoding mannose/fructose/sorbose PTS transporter subunit IIB → MKIVLARIDDRLIHGQVATVWSKVSDCEKIIVVSDEVAKDELRSTLLVQVAPPGIKAHVLSIEKAIRVYNNPKNDFKALLLFTNPTDVLRLVEGGVKIESVNIGGMSFKEGKRQVTGTISVNEQDENAFKELNKRGIELEIRVVASDSKVLLKDKLPL, encoded by the coding sequence ATGAAAATTGTATTAGCAAGAATTGATGACAGACTAATACACGGTCAAGTGGCTACAGTTTGGTCAAAAGTTTCTGACTGTGAAAAAATAATAGTAGTAAGTGATGAGGTTGCAAAGGATGAGTTAAGGAGTACTTTATTAGTGCAAGTTGCGCCTCCAGGAATAAAAGCACACGTACTAAGTATCGAAAAAGCTATTAGAGTATATAACAATCCAAAGAATGATTTTAAAGCATTACTATTATTTACGAACCCTACAGACGTTTTAAGGTTAGTTGAGGGTGGAGTTAAGATTGAATCAGTCAACATCGGTGGAATGTCATTTAAAGAAGGTAAAAGACAAGTTACAGGAACTATTTCTGTAAACGAACAAGATGAAAATGCATTCAAAGAACTTAACAAAAGAGGAATAGAATTAGAAATAAGAGTTGTTGCATCAGACTCTAAGGTTCTATTAAAAGATAAATTGCCATTATAA
- a CDS encoding PTS sugar transporter subunit IIA — MTAVIVATHGKFSEEVVKSSEMIFGKQENVEYVTFVPGEGTEDLIRKYNEAIEKLDTNKGVLFLVDLFGGSPFNAASTLAISNEKMDIVTGVNLPMLLEVYGARMMSDFEEVVKAAQNAGKDAVKAFKEGLTINKNNDLDDEEVL, encoded by the coding sequence ATGACAGCAGTAATAGTTGCAACACATGGTAAATTTTCTGAAGAGGTTGTGAAATCCTCAGAAATGATATTTGGTAAGCAAGAAAATGTAGAATATGTAACCTTCGTACCAGGTGAAGGCACTGAAGATTTAATAAGAAAATATAATGAAGCTATTGAAAAGTTAGATACAAATAAGGGTGTTTTATTCCTAGTAGATTTATTTGGAGGAAGTCCATTTAATGCTGCAAGTACATTAGCTATATCGAATGAAAAGATGGATATAGTTACTGGTGTAAATCTACCAATGCTACTTGAAGTATATGGAGCTAGAATGATGTCTGATTTTGAAGAAGTAGTTAAAGCTGCACAAAATGCAGGTAAAGATGCTGTTAAGGCTTTCAAGGAAGGTCTTACAATAAATAAAAATAACGACCTAGATGATGAGGAGGTATTATAA
- a CDS encoding PTS mannose/fructose/sorbose transporter subunit IIC, with protein sequence MNALQVILVVIWASISGIGSVLDEFQTHRPLISCTIIGLILGDIKTGIILGGTLELMALGWMNIGAAMAPDAAIASCISTILVIVSHQTVAEGIAIAIPLAAAGQVLTIFARTLSVGLQHRADRYAEQANFTGVDMCHLGGLVIQALRVAIPVLIVAMFAGTDQVNNMLNAIPDVVTKGLQVAGGFIVVVGYAMVINMMGAKHLMPMFFLGFVVASFSTYNLVALGILGTILAILYLQLSPKYNGVVTSAGAASDDLDDDVLD encoded by the coding sequence ATGAACGCATTACAAGTTATACTAGTTGTAATTTGGGCATCTATTTCTGGTATTGGATCAGTACTAGATGAATTCCAAACACACAGACCTTTAATATCATGTACAATTATAGGACTTATTTTAGGAGATATCAAAACAGGTATTATATTAGGTGGTACTTTAGAACTTATGGCTTTAGGATGGATGAATATAGGAGCAGCAATGGCACCAGATGCAGCAATTGCTAGCTGTATTTCAACTATCTTAGTAATCGTTTCGCATCAAACAGTTGCAGAAGGAATAGCAATAGCAATCCCTCTAGCAGCAGCAGGGCAGGTTTTAACTATATTTGCAAGAACATTATCTGTTGGATTACAACATAGAGCAGATAGGTATGCTGAACAAGCAAACTTTACAGGTGTAGACATGTGTCACTTAGGTGGTTTAGTAATTCAAGCACTTCGTGTAGCTATTCCAGTTTTAATAGTTGCAATGTTTGCAGGAACAGATCAAGTTAACAATATGTTAAATGCTATTCCAGACGTTGTTACAAAAGGACTTCAGGTTGCTGGTGGATTCATAGTTGTAGTTGGATACGCAATGGTTATCAACATGATGGGAGCAAAACACTTAATGCCTATGTTCTTCTTAGGATTCGTAGTTGCTTCATTCTCAACTTACAACCTAGTTGCCTTAGGTATATTAGGAACTATATTAGCAATCCTTTACCTACAATTATCACCAAAATATAATGGTGTAGTAACTTCAGCAGGCGCAGCATCTGATGATCTAGATGATGACGTATTAGATTAG